A window of Haliscomenobacter hydrossis DSM 1100 contains these coding sequences:
- the rplP gene encoding 50S ribosomal protein L16: MLQPKRTKYRKQQKGRMKGLAIKGGTIAFGTFGLKAITGARLTNRQIESARIAMTRSMKREGKVWIRIFPDKPITKKPQEVRMGKGKGAVDHWVAQVKPGRIMFEIDGVTPEVASEALRLAAQKLPVLTKIVTRPDSGFGL, from the coding sequence ATGTTACAGCCTAAGAGGACGAAATACCGCAAGCAGCAGAAGGGCAGAATGAAAGGTCTGGCCATCAAAGGCGGTACAATTGCATTTGGGACTTTTGGTCTTAAGGCGATTACAGGTGCACGCCTTACCAACCGTCAGATCGAATCTGCTCGTATTGCGATGACTCGTTCTATGAAACGTGAAGGTAAAGTGTGGATTCGCATTTTCCCGGACAAACCCATCACCAAGAAGCCTCAAGAAGTGCGGATGGGTAAAGGTAAGGGTGCCGTGGATCACTGGGTAGCACAGGTAAAACCAGGTCGGATCATGTTTGAAATCGACGGGGTTACGCCAGAAGTGGCTAGTGAAGCGCTGCGTCTTGCGGCACAAAAATTGCCAGTTTTGACCAAAATCGTAACTCGTCCTGATTCCGGGTTTGGGTTATAA
- the rpmC gene encoding 50S ribosomal protein L29 codes for MANSNLEELKGLADEALQAELDNSESLYRKMKFEHAIKGLANPMELRDLRRAIARLNTEVRRRIVATMGPEELALRTKIRARRRRKQ; via the coding sequence ATGGCAAACAGTAATTTAGAAGAGCTAAAGGGATTAGCTGACGAGGCGTTACAAGCCGAGTTGGACAATTCCGAATCGCTCTACCGTAAAATGAAGTTCGAGCACGCCATCAAAGGGTTAGCCAACCCGATGGAGCTGCGCGATCTTCGCCGCGCTATTGCGCGTCTCAATACAGAGGTGCGCCGTCGTATCGTAGCGACCATGGGTCCGGAAGAATTGGCATTGCGTACTAAAATTCGTGCAAGAAGACGTCGTAAACAGTAA
- the rpsQ gene encoding 30S ribosomal protein S17: MERNLRKTRTGVVTSNKMNKTVAVTVERKLRHPIYGKFVKKTKSFMAHDENNDCSIGDVVKIMETRPMSKLKRWRLVEIIERAK, translated from the coding sequence ATGGAAAGAAATCTTAGAAAAACGCGTACCGGCGTCGTTACAAGCAACAAAATGAATAAAACTGTTGCAGTAACAGTGGAGCGTAAGCTGCGCCACCCAATTTACGGTAAGTTCGTGAAGAAAACCAAGAGTTTCATGGCTCACGATGAGAATAATGATTGCAGCATCGGTGATGTTGTAAAAATTATGGAAACACGGCCCATGAGTAAACTCAAGCGCTGGCGCTTGGTCGAAATCATCGAAAGAGCGAAATAA
- the rplN gene encoding 50S ribosomal protein L14, which yields MIQQESRLKVADNSGAKEVLCIRVLGGSGRRYASVGDKIVVAVKDASPGGIKKGSVSKAVIVRTKKEIRRKDGSYIRFDDNACVLLNNQDEPRGTRIFGPVARELREKEFMRIVSLAPEVL from the coding sequence ATGATCCAACAGGAATCCAGACTCAAAGTAGCCGACAATAGTGGAGCCAAAGAAGTGCTCTGCATCCGTGTACTCGGTGGTTCAGGCCGCCGCTATGCATCAGTAGGCGATAAAATTGTCGTTGCCGTTAAAGATGCCTCTCCTGGAGGTATCAAAAAAGGTAGCGTTTCAAAAGCGGTAATCGTTCGTACCAAAAAGGAAATCCGCCGTAAAGACGGTTCCTATATTCGTTTTGACGACAACGCTTGCGTATTGTTGAACAACCAAGATGAGCCACGCGGTACCCGTATTTTTGGGCCAGTAGCTCGTGAGTTGCGCGAGAAGGAGTTTATGCGTATTGTATCTCTTGCTCCAGAGGTACTTTAA
- the rplX gene encoding 50S ribosomal protein L24, with translation MAVKKTANNKRHAPKLKIKKGDMVFVIAGAYKNLSEPREVLEVYPAENRALIKDVNVRMKHRKATQDAAGGIEEMLAPIHISNLMIVDPKEGKPSRVGRKEVDGKLVRYSKKSGEIIK, from the coding sequence ATGGCAGTAAAGAAAACAGCAAACAATAAAAGACATGCTCCCAAGCTGAAAATCAAAAAGGGAGACATGGTCTTTGTGATCGCCGGCGCCTATAAGAATCTCTCTGAACCAAGGGAGGTGCTGGAAGTGTATCCGGCTGAAAACCGTGCACTCATAAAGGATGTAAACGTGCGCATGAAACACCGCAAAGCAACGCAAGACGCTGCCGGTGGTATCGAAGAAATGCTCGCACCCATCCACATCTCCAACCTTATGATTGTTGATCCAAAAGAAGGCAAACCTTCTCGGGTAGGACGTAAAGAGGTTGATGGGAAATTGGTTCGTTATTCTAAAAAATCCGGCGAAATCATTAAGTGA
- the rplE gene encoding 50S ribosomal protein L5 — translation MSYFPRLKKKYTEEVVSALMEQFQYSSIMEVPRLVKISINQGIGSATQDKKLVDVAIDEMSRIAGQKAVPTKAKTSISNFKLREGMPIGARVTLRDHRMYEFLDRLISAALPRVRDFRGINDKSFDGRGNYSMGITEQIIFPEIDIEKITRMSGMDITFVTTAKTDAEALALLKLLGLPFKNQKTN, via the coding sequence ATGAGTTATTTTCCTAGACTGAAGAAAAAATACACGGAGGAGGTGGTAAGTGCCTTGATGGAACAGTTTCAATACAGCTCCATCATGGAAGTACCCCGCCTGGTTAAGATTTCGATCAACCAGGGTATTGGATCCGCTACTCAGGATAAGAAGTTGGTCGATGTAGCCATCGATGAAATGTCTCGTATTGCTGGCCAGAAAGCCGTACCTACGAAGGCCAAAACTTCAATCTCCAACTTTAAATTGCGTGAAGGCATGCCGATTGGCGCACGTGTCACTTTGCGCGATCACCGCATGTACGAATTTTTGGATCGCCTGATCTCAGCTGCGCTTCCACGCGTACGCGATTTCCGGGGCATCAATGACAAAAGCTTCGACGGACGTGGCAACTATTCGATGGGCATTACCGAGCAGATCATCTTCCCGGAAATCGACATCGAAAAAATTACCCGTATGTCTGGGATGGACATCACCTTTGTGACTACAGCCAAAACGGATGCTGAAGCTTTGGCATTATTGAAACTGTTGGGTCTTCCATTCAAGAACCAGAAAACAAACTAA
- the rpsN gene encoding 30S ribosomal protein S14: MAKKSIIAREVKRAKLVAKYADLRKQLKEEGNWEELDKLPRNSNPIRMHNRCQLTGRPKGYMRQFGLCRVKFREMALYGKIPGITKSSW, translated from the coding sequence GTGGCAAAGAAGTCGATTATCGCTCGGGAAGTAAAAAGAGCCAAGTTGGTTGCTAAATACGCAGATTTGCGTAAGCAATTGAAGGAGGAAGGAAACTGGGAAGAACTGGACAAACTACCGCGCAACTCCAACCCAATTCGTATGCACAACCGTTGCCAGTTGACGGGGCGTCCGAAGGGTTACATGCGCCAGTTTGGTCTTTGCCGGGTAAAATTCCGCGAAATGGCCCTTTATGGCAAAATTCCTGGAATTACCAAAAGCAGTTGGTAG
- the rpsH gene encoding 30S ribosomal protein S8 yields MAFSDPIADYLTRIRNAQQAGHRIVDIPASKLKKAITEILYEQGYILKYKFEDNVGKGGQGLIKVALKYDPITRKPVIRELGRISKPGLRKYAKADGLPRIINGLGLAIVSTSRGVMSDKKARELNIGGELLCYIY; encoded by the coding sequence ATGGCATTTTCAGATCCTATTGCAGATTATCTGACGCGCATTCGCAACGCGCAGCAAGCGGGACACCGTATTGTAGATATTCCTGCCTCCAAGTTGAAAAAAGCAATCACCGAGATTCTTTACGAGCAAGGCTACATCCTGAAATACAAATTTGAGGACAATGTCGGCAAAGGTGGTCAGGGTCTCATCAAAGTCGCTTTAAAGTACGATCCCATCACCCGTAAACCGGTGATCCGTGAGCTAGGCCGTATCTCTAAGCCTGGTTTGCGTAAGTATGCCAAAGCAGATGGACTTCCTCGAATCATTAACGGCCTCGGCCTGGCAATCGTTTCTACTTCACGTGGCGTGATGTCTGATAAAAAGGCACGCGAACTGAATATAGGCGGCGAATTGCTCTGCTACATTTATTAA
- the rplF gene encoding 50S ribosomal protein L6, whose protein sequence is MSRVGKAPIQLPQGVDINVSKSNVVTVKGPKGQLQQQIDPDLTLDMNDGTLEVKRPTDQKRHREVHGLYRALINNMVTGVTEGFVREMEIFGVGFRASNNGQWLELSLGYSHPILFLIPQEIKVETRQDKGQNPIIKLQGIDKELLGQVCAKIRGFRKPEPYKGKGIRFVGEAIRRKAGKTSGKK, encoded by the coding sequence ATGTCTCGAGTAGGTAAAGCTCCGATTCAACTTCCCCAGGGGGTAGACATAAATGTCAGCAAGAGCAATGTGGTTACGGTTAAAGGCCCTAAAGGTCAGCTGCAACAGCAAATCGACCCAGATTTAACGCTTGACATGAATGATGGCACGTTGGAGGTTAAACGTCCAACCGATCAGAAACGCCACCGGGAGGTACACGGTTTGTACCGCGCCCTGATCAATAATATGGTAACTGGTGTTACCGAAGGGTTTGTACGGGAAATGGAAATTTTTGGTGTAGGTTTTCGTGCTTCCAATAATGGCCAGTGGCTGGAATTGAGCCTCGGTTATTCTCACCCGATTTTGTTCCTTATTCCTCAGGAAATTAAGGTAGAAACCCGTCAGGATAAAGGTCAAAACCCAATCATCAAGTTGCAAGGTATTGACAAAGAACTTCTTGGTCAGGTTTGTGCCAAAATCCGCGGCTTCCGTAAGCCAGAACCATACAAAGGCAAAGGTATCCGTTTTGTGGGCGAAGCAATCCGTCGCAAAGCTGGTAAGACCAGTGGTAAAAAATAA
- the rplR gene encoding 50S ribosomal protein L18, translating to MQLTKANRRRRIHNRVRKKITGTPARPRLTVFRSNKSIYAQIIDDLSGHTIVSASSIEAAVEKSVNKSEQAKAVGKILAERAVQANISAVVFDRGGYLYHGRVKALADGAREAGLSF from the coding sequence ATGCAACTCACGAAAGCGAATAGAAGACGTCGGATCCACAATCGTGTCCGTAAGAAAATTACGGGTACACCTGCCAGACCTCGTCTCACGGTGTTCCGGAGCAACAAATCCATCTATGCTCAAATCATTGATGATTTGTCTGGACACACCATTGTATCTGCATCCTCAATTGAAGCTGCAGTTGAAAAGAGTGTGAACAAATCTGAGCAAGCCAAAGCAGTAGGAAAAATCCTGGCTGAACGGGCGGTTCAGGCGAATATCAGCGCCGTTGTATTTGACCGCGGCGGTTATCTGTACCATGGTCGTGTTAAAGCGTTAGCCGATGGCGCACGCGAAGCAGGACTATCTTTCTAA
- the rpsE gene encoding 30S ribosomal protein S5, producing the protein MAKQSASRVTPAETELKEKLVQLNRVAKVTKGGRTFSFAAIVVVGDGKGTVGHGLGKARDVSEAISKAVDDAKKNLVRVPIYKGTIPHEVKGKFKAGSVLIKPASDGTGVIAGGAMRAVLEIAGVHNVLAKSQGSSNPHNVVKATITALSLLRDPGVIAKQRNISLEKMFNG; encoded by the coding sequence ATGGCTAAACAGAGTGCATCCAGGGTAACACCTGCAGAAACAGAACTCAAAGAAAAGCTGGTACAGCTCAACCGTGTAGCGAAGGTTACCAAAGGTGGTCGTACATTTAGCTTTGCTGCGATTGTAGTAGTTGGAGACGGAAAAGGAACCGTAGGACATGGCTTGGGAAAAGCACGCGATGTATCTGAAGCAATTTCCAAAGCAGTGGATGATGCCAAGAAAAACTTGGTACGCGTTCCAATCTACAAAGGAACCATTCCTCACGAAGTAAAAGGTAAGTTCAAGGCCGGTAGTGTCTTGATCAAACCCGCTTCTGACGGTACCGGTGTAATTGCAGGTGGGGCCATGCGTGCCGTACTTGAAATTGCTGGTGTCCACAACGTATTGGCAAAATCACAAGGTTCTTCGAACCCGCACAACGTAGTAAAAGCCACCATCACGGCGCTTTCACTGCTGCGTGATCCAGGGGTGATTGCCAAGCAACGGAATATCTCTTTGGAGAAAATGTTCAATGGTTGA
- the rpmD gene encoding 50S ribosomal protein L30 — MAKIKITKVKSTIDRPKNQKLTMTALGLNKVSSTVVHEATPQILGMVRVVAHLVRVEEVKE; from the coding sequence ATGGCTAAGATCAAGATTACCAAGGTCAAAAGCACGATCGATCGTCCAAAAAATCAGAAACTTACCATGACTGCTCTCGGGCTGAACAAGGTAAGTTCCACCGTAGTCCATGAAGCTACGCCACAGATTTTAGGGATGGTTCGTGTAGTCGCCCACCTCGTTCGGGTGGAAGAAGTGAAGGAATAA
- the rplO gene encoding 50S ribosomal protein L15 translates to MELHNLKPAQGSNKGRKRIARGQGSGHGGTSTRGHKGDGSRSGHYTKRNFEGGQMPLQMRLPKVGFKNPNRVSYVPFNLGQLQAIAEKFGVDSISNEWLLENGFISRTDKVKVLGTGEVTSKLNVSAHACSASAKEAIEKLGGSVNIA, encoded by the coding sequence ATGGAATTGCATAATTTGAAACCTGCACAAGGTTCTAACAAAGGTAGAAAACGTATTGCGCGTGGCCAGGGCTCTGGGCATGGGGGTACTTCTACTCGTGGTCACAAGGGGGATGGGTCTCGTTCCGGGCACTATACCAAGCGTAACTTTGAAGGTGGTCAAATGCCCCTGCAAATGCGCTTGCCTAAAGTCGGGTTCAAGAATCCGAATCGTGTAAGCTACGTTCCTTTCAATCTTGGTCAACTCCAAGCCATTGCCGAAAAATTCGGTGTGGATTCCATTTCTAACGAATGGTTACTTGAAAATGGATTCATTAGCCGTACCGACAAGGTGAAAGTCTTGGGTACTGGTGAAGTGACATCTAAACTAAACGTAAGCGCACACGCTTGTTCTGCATCTGCCAAGGAAGCCATTGAGAAGCTCGGCGGAAGTGTAAACATCGCTTAA
- the secY gene encoding preprotein translocase subunit SecY, with product MKRFLTTLRNIWDIKELRTRILFTLGMIFIFRVGSFIVLPGVLPSVLKQQSQSDDNSLLGLINAFTGGAFSQASVFALGIMPYITASIIIQLLGFAVPYFQRLQTKEGESGRKKLSSITRLLTVAITLVQGGGYLRYLFFLKAVDPRIDQGIFWFSNIIILAAGTVFAMWLGEKITDRGLGNGVSLIIMAGIIARLPFALGFEFQSQLDNNGLLFFVVEMALWFGVVLLSIMIIQAVRRIPIQMAKKAVGRTDSTGMRSEQDFIPLKLNASGVMPIIFAQALMFLPTTAAQFSSTGGTSTTGVLAALNDFTSVPYNVIYFLLIVVFTYVYTALIVNPQNYAEYLKRNNAFIPSVKPGQPTADYIDAITSRITLPGAVFLGLIAILPAFAAAIGINRNFAVFFGGTSLLIMISVILDTLQQIESHLLMRKYEGLAKSGRIQGRSSQSRLQGIGDSI from the coding sequence ATGAAAAGGTTTTTAACCACTCTGCGTAACATTTGGGATATCAAGGAATTGCGTACGCGCATCTTGTTCACACTGGGAATGATTTTCATTTTCCGGGTGGGTTCCTTTATCGTTCTCCCAGGCGTGCTTCCTTCGGTGTTGAAGCAGCAATCCCAAAGTGACGACAATTCACTTTTGGGTTTGATTAACGCTTTCACCGGTGGCGCCTTTAGCCAGGCCTCCGTTTTTGCACTGGGTATCATGCCCTACATTACAGCATCGATCATCATTCAGTTGTTGGGCTTTGCCGTTCCTTACTTCCAACGTTTGCAAACCAAAGAAGGGGAATCTGGCCGTAAAAAACTGAGTTCGATTACCCGTTTGCTGACGGTAGCCATCACGCTGGTACAAGGCGGCGGTTATTTGCGCTATCTGTTCTTTCTGAAAGCGGTTGATCCAAGAATCGATCAAGGTATCTTTTGGTTTTCCAACATCATCATTTTGGCTGCGGGTACCGTATTTGCCATGTGGTTGGGCGAGAAGATCACCGATCGTGGTTTAGGCAACGGTGTTTCCCTGATCATCATGGCGGGTATCATTGCACGTCTTCCTTTCGCACTGGGTTTTGAATTCCAGTCTCAATTGGACAACAATGGTTTGTTGTTCTTTGTAGTGGAAATGGCCTTGTGGTTTGGAGTTGTGCTGCTATCCATTATGATCATTCAGGCGGTCCGACGAATACCGATACAGATGGCCAAAAAAGCTGTCGGCAGAACCGATAGCACCGGAATGAGGTCTGAGCAAGATTTTATCCCACTCAAGCTGAATGCTTCTGGCGTAATGCCGATCATTTTTGCACAGGCGCTGATGTTTTTGCCTACTACCGCTGCGCAGTTCAGTTCTACGGGTGGTACATCAACCACAGGTGTGCTTGCCGCATTGAATGACTTTACCAGTGTTCCCTACAACGTGATTTATTTCTTGTTGATCGTTGTGTTCACTTATGTGTATACTGCTTTGATCGTCAATCCGCAAAACTACGCGGAATACCTCAAACGCAACAACGCATTCATTCCTTCCGTGAAACCAGGGCAACCTACTGCTGATTACATTGATGCCATTACTTCCCGGATTACGCTGCCAGGTGCAGTGTTCCTGGGACTCATTGCGATCCTGCCTGCGTTTGCAGCAGCGATTGGGATCAACCGCAACTTTGCAGTATTCTTTGGAGGAACTTCTTTGCTGATCATGATATCCGTTATCCTGGATACCCTGCAGCAAATTGAAAGTCATTTGTTGATGCGCAAATACGAAGGTTTGGCTAAGTCTGGACGTATTCAAGGACGTTCTTCTCAAAGCCGCCTCCAAGGTATTGGCGACTCAATTTAA
- the map gene encoding type I methionyl aminopeptidase, with protein sequence MVYYKTDEEVEFIRKSCLLVCDALAHVASIIRPGITAKEIDAAAEMVILDHGALPAFKGYRGFPATLCVSINEQVVHGIPTGNIIFQDGDIVSVDCGVQWNGFFGDAAYTFPLGNVSEKVMELCRVTKTSLYKGIEQAVAGHRIGDVSFAIQNYVEKGFQYGIVRELVGHGVGRNLHEDPEVPNYGKRGKGIKLQEGLVIAIEPMVNLGKKEVITAKDGWTVAAKDHQPSAHYEHTVVVRRNKADILSSHVPIEAAISKNSEVREVSLKGEMAFEMA encoded by the coding sequence ATGGTATATTACAAGACGGACGAAGAGGTAGAGTTCATTCGCAAAAGCTGCTTACTGGTTTGTGATGCGCTGGCGCATGTTGCTTCCATCATTCGTCCCGGAATTACTGCCAAAGAGATAGATGCTGCTGCCGAGATGGTGATTCTAGATCACGGAGCACTACCAGCTTTTAAGGGGTATCGCGGGTTTCCGGCTACCTTGTGTGTTTCTATCAACGAACAGGTAGTACATGGCATTCCAACTGGTAATATCATTTTCCAGGATGGCGACATCGTCTCTGTCGACTGTGGGGTGCAATGGAATGGCTTTTTTGGTGATGCTGCCTATACTTTCCCCTTGGGCAATGTTAGTGAAAAGGTAATGGAGCTTTGTCGGGTTACGAAAACTTCGCTGTACAAAGGGATTGAGCAGGCCGTAGCTGGTCACCGGATTGGTGATGTCAGTTTTGCCATTCAAAACTATGTAGAGAAAGGCTTCCAATACGGGATTGTTCGCGAATTGGTAGGCCACGGGGTCGGACGTAATTTACATGAAGATCCAGAAGTGCCAAACTATGGCAAGCGAGGAAAAGGAATCAAACTACAGGAAGGTTTAGTGATTGCCATCGAACCAATGGTTAACCTGGGCAAAAAAGAAGTGATTACGGCAAAAGACGGTTGGACCGTTGCTGCAAAGGATCATCAACCTTCTGCTCATTATGAGCATACCGTTGTGGTACGCCGCAACAAAGCCGATATCCTCTCCAGTCATGTACCCATCGAAGCCGCAATTTCCAAAAATTCGGAAGTTCGGGAGGTGAGTTTGAAAGGTGAAATGGCCTTTGAAATGGCCTAA
- the infA gene encoding translation initiation factor IF-1, whose amino-acid sequence MAKKDLIKQDGIIEEALSNAMFRVRLENDHQIIATISGKMRMNYIRILPGDKVSVEMSPYDLSRGRIIYRYK is encoded by the coding sequence ATGGCTAAAAAAGATTTGATCAAACAAGACGGAATTATTGAAGAGGCACTATCGAACGCAATGTTTAGAGTGCGCCTCGAGAACGATCACCAGATCATTGCCACTATTTCCGGGAAAATGCGGATGAACTACATCCGAATCCTCCCAGGTGACAAAGTTTCGGTGGAAATGTCTCCTTACGATTTAAGTAGGGGACGAATCATTTATCGTTACAAGTAA
- the rpmJ gene encoding 50S ribosomal protein L36, which translates to MKVRASVKKRSVDCKIVRRKGKVYIINKKNPKLKQRQG; encoded by the coding sequence ATGAAAGTTAGAGCATCTGTTAAGAAGCGATCTGTGGATTGCAAGATCGTACGCAGGAAGGGCAAAGTTTACATCATTAACAAGAAAAATCCAAAGCTGAAGCAACGCCAGGGTTAA
- the rpsM gene encoding 30S ribosomal protein S13, whose amino-acid sequence MARIAGIDLPRHKRGVIALTYIFGVGSTTARKVLAEADVSEDVKVEAWTDDNIREISRIVTSQYKTEGELKTEVTMSIKRLQDIACYRGLRHRKGLPLRGQRTRTNARTRKGPRKTVANKKKATK is encoded by the coding sequence ATGGCTCGTATCGCAGGTATCGATTTACCCAGACACAAGCGCGGCGTAATTGCCCTTACTTATATCTTTGGCGTTGGTTCTACCACGGCAAGAAAAGTATTGGCTGAGGCTGACGTAAGTGAAGACGTGAAGGTGGAAGCTTGGACTGATGACAACATTCGCGAGATTTCTCGCATCGTCACTTCCCAGTACAAAACCGAAGGTGAACTCAAAACAGAAGTTACGATGAGCATTAAGCGTTTGCAGGACATCGCCTGCTACCGCGGATTGCGTCACCGTAAAGGACTACCTCTGCGTGGACAACGTACCCGTACAAATGCACGTACGCGTAAAGGACCACGTAAAACGGTGGCTAATAAGAAGAAAGCAACCAAGTAA
- the rpsK gene encoding 30S ribosomal protein S11, translated as MAKANKKVKKRNVKVESEGYAFVQATFNNIIVSLTNKTGQVISWSSAGKSGFKGSKKNTPYAAQVAATDAGKVAYDAGMRVAEVFVKGPGSGREAAIRALDQAGIRVTKIKDVTPVPHNGCRPPKRRRV; from the coding sequence ATGGCAAAGGCGAACAAGAAAGTTAAGAAGCGCAATGTAAAGGTTGAATCCGAAGGGTACGCATTCGTACAAGCGACGTTCAACAACATCATTGTCTCGTTAACTAACAAAACTGGCCAGGTAATATCCTGGTCTTCAGCAGGTAAGTCGGGTTTTAAAGGTTCTAAAAAGAACACCCCTTATGCCGCTCAGGTGGCTGCGACAGATGCAGGTAAGGTAGCTTACGATGCAGGAATGCGTGTTGCTGAAGTTTTCGTTAAAGGTCCGGGCTCTGGCCGTGAAGCCGCTATCCGCGCGCTTGACCAAGCTGGCATCCGTGTTACGAAAATTAAAGATGTAACGCCGGTACCCCACAATGGCTGCCGCCCTCCGAAACGTAGACGTGTATAA
- the rpsD gene encoding 30S ribosomal protein S4, whose product MARYTGPKTKKARSFGEAIYGPDKYFERRKFPPGQHGTSRKRKQRSDYAVQLTEKQKAKYIYGVLERQFRGTFERATAKHGVTGEWLLKLLEARLDNVVFRIGLARTRSGARQLVSHKHILVNGIVSNSPSHQLRPGDVISVRGKSQSMDVIKDSVANRSPESRRYTWLEFSPDKLEGRFIEYPTRDMIPEKINEQLIVELYSK is encoded by the coding sequence ATGGCAAGATATACGGGTCCAAAGACCAAGAAAGCAAGATCGTTCGGAGAAGCCATTTACGGTCCTGATAAGTACTTTGAACGTCGCAAATTCCCTCCTGGGCAGCACGGAACAAGTCGCAAGCGCAAACAGCGCTCTGATTACGCAGTTCAGTTAACTGAAAAGCAAAAAGCTAAATATATCTATGGTGTTTTGGAACGTCAATTCCGTGGCACCTTCGAAAGAGCAACTGCCAAGCACGGGGTAACCGGCGAATGGTTGCTCAAATTGCTTGAAGCTCGCTTGGATAACGTGGTTTTCCGCATCGGTTTGGCACGTACCCGCAGCGGTGCACGTCAATTGGTTAGCCACAAACACATCCTGGTAAACGGTATCGTATCCAACAGTCCATCCCACCAGCTTCGCCCAGGCGACGTGATTTCCGTACGCGGAAAATCTCAAAGCATGGATGTGATCAAGGACAGCGTTGCCAACCGTAGCCCAGAATCACGCAGATACACTTGGCTGGAATTCAGCCCAGATAAATTGGAAGGTCGTTTTATTGAATATCCTACCCGGGACATGATTCCGGAGAAGATCAATGAACAGCTGATCGTCGAATTGTACTCTAAGTAA
- a CDS encoding DNA-directed RNA polymerase subunit alpha, with protein sequence MSILNFQKPDKIVMQKANDFEGLFEFKPLEPGFGQTVGNSLRRVLLSSLEGYAISAVRIAGVDHEFGTIRGVVEDVVEIILNLKQVRLKKILGDDDVNTEKVYLTINGKEEFRAGDIEDHTNAFRVMNPELLLCTMEPFVNLEVELTITKGRGYVPADDNLPKDAPIGVIPVDAIYTPIKNVSYRIENTRVGQRTDYEKLTIEVKTDGTIHPEDAIKEASRILIQHLMLITDENITFDDASSREDNIVDEHILHMRKLLKTSLEDLDLSVRAYNCLKAAKINTLAELVHYDTHELLKFRNFGKKSLVEIEELLQEKGLTFGMDLSKYKLDEE encoded by the coding sequence ATGAGCATTCTTAATTTCCAGAAGCCGGACAAGATCGTAATGCAAAAAGCCAACGATTTTGAAGGTCTTTTTGAGTTTAAACCCCTTGAACCAGGCTTCGGTCAAACTGTAGGTAACTCCCTTCGCCGGGTGTTGCTCTCTTCCCTGGAAGGCTATGCAATTTCTGCTGTGCGCATCGCGGGTGTCGATCATGAATTCGGCACCATCCGTGGCGTAGTAGAAGACGTAGTGGAGATCATCCTGAACCTCAAGCAAGTTCGTCTGAAAAAGATTTTGGGCGACGATGATGTCAACACCGAAAAAGTCTACTTGACCATCAACGGTAAAGAAGAGTTTCGCGCAGGTGACATTGAAGACCACACCAACGCATTCCGGGTGATGAACCCCGAGTTGTTGTTGTGTACCATGGAGCCATTCGTGAACTTGGAGGTGGAATTGACCATCACCAAAGGACGTGGTTACGTACCTGCTGATGACAACCTGCCCAAAGATGCGCCCATCGGGGTCATCCCGGTAGATGCCATCTATACCCCGATCAAAAATGTGTCTTATCGCATTGAGAATACCCGGGTAGGTCAACGTACCGACTACGAAAAGCTGACCATCGAGGTAAAAACCGACGGTACCATTCATCCTGAAGATGCCATCAAAGAAGCTTCACGCATCTTGATCCAGCACCTCATGCTGATTACCGACGAAAACATCACTTTCGATGATGCTTCCAGCCGCGAAGACAACATTGTGGACGAGCACATCCTCCACATGCGCAAGCTGCTGAAAACTTCACTGGAAGATCTGGACCTTTCGGTTCGTGCGTACAACTGTCTCAAGGCTGCCAAAATCAATACTTTGGCTGAATTGGTACACTACGACACCCACGAATTGCTCAAGTTCCGCAACTTCGGTAAAAAATCCCTCGTCGAAATCGAAGAACTCCTTCAAGAAAAAGGACTCACCTTCGGCATGGACTTGTCCAAGTACAAACTCGACGAAGAGTAA